The following are from one region of the Primulina eburnea isolate SZY01 chromosome 17, ASM2296580v1, whole genome shotgun sequence genome:
- the LOC140818701 gene encoding uncharacterized protein, whose product MQAAKETAANVAASARAGMEKTKATVLEKTEQAKTRDPMMKDMATQKKEAKIQEAEREKQGAIQQNRAARHEVPAGGGGGFTAIGGANTGTGALHHHPAAPGHTAGGPIHGGAAGAEYPAGAETGGAGHLGGGHMTGDPIHGGAGGADTGGAGHIGGGHLTGTGHTGPTL is encoded by the exons ATGCAGGCAGCGAAGGAAACAGCGGCTAATGTTGCGGCATCTGCCAGGGCTGGCATGGAGAAGACGAAGGCCACCGTGCTAGAAAAG ACTGAGCAGGCGAAGACGCGTGATCCTATGATGAAAGATATGGCAACCCAAAAGAAAGAGGCCAAGATTCAGGAGGCGGAGCGCGAGAAACAAGGGGCGATTCAGCAGAACAGGGCTGCCAGGCATGAGGTGCCCGCCGGTGGGGGTGGCGGATTCACCGCCATCGGCGGCGCAAATACAGGCACCGGGGCACTCCACCACCACCCAGCTGCCCCAGGCCACACGGCCGGGGGACCGATCCATGGAGGGGCTGCAGGTGCCGAGTACCCGGCAGGTGCAGAGACCGGCGGAGCTGGGCATCTCGGGGGTGGACATATGACGGGAGACCCGATCCATGGAGGAGCTGGAGGTGCGGACACCGGCGGAGCTGGGCATATCGGGGGTGGACATCTGACGGGAACTGGCCACACAGGCCCTACTCTCTAA
- the LOC140818331 gene encoding putative GDP-L-fucose synthase 2 produces the protein MDRTPIDKSATILVTGHRGLVGSAVVRKLRFLGYANLLLRTHSELDLTSQSSVDAFFAAHKPNYVVLAAAKVGGIHANNTYPADFITINLQIQTNVITSAFKHNTIKLLFLGSSCIYPKFAPQPIPESALLTAPLEPTNEWYAIAKIAGIKMCQAFRIQHSFNAISAMPTNLYGPNDNFHPENSHVLPALLRRFHEAKTNNVGEVVVWGSGTPLREFLHVDDLADALVFMMENYSGLEHVNVGSGKEVSIKELAGLIKEVVGYQGKIVWDSSKPDGTPRKLMDSSKLASLGWEPKISLKGGLEDTYRWYLENVVAQQ, from the coding sequence ATGGACCGAACCCCAATTGACAAATCCGCCACCATATTAGTCACTGGACACCGCGGTCTGGTGGGATCGGCCGTGGTTCGCAAGCTCCGTTTCCTCGGCTACGCCAATCTCCTCCTCAGAACCCACTCGGAGCTAGATCTCACATCCCAATCGTCGGTGGACGCCTTCTTCGCCGCTCACAAACCCAATTACGTCGTCTTGGCCGCCGCAAAAGTCGGTGGGATCCACGCGAACAACACGTACCCTGCAGATTTCATCACCATCAACCTCCAAATTCAGACCAACGTCATTACCTCCGCCTTCAAACACAATACTATTAAACTCCTCTTCCTCGGATCCTCCTGCATTTACCCCAAATTCGCCCCGCAGCCCATACCGGAATCTGCCCTATTGACCGCTCCATTAGAGCCCACAAACGAATGGTACGCCATCGCCAAGATTGCAGGCATCAAAATGTGCCAGGCATTTCGCATTCAGCACTCCTTTAATGCGATCTCCGCTATGCCGACAAACTTATATGGGCCCAACGACAACTTCCACCCCGAAAACTCACACGTATTGCCGGCTCTGCTTCGCAGGTTCCACGAAGCAAAAACGAACAATGTGGGTGAAGTAGTGGTTTGGGGGAGCGGGACGCCGTTGAGGGAGTTCTTGCACGTGGATGATTTGGCTGATGCACTAGTCTTTATGATGGAAAATTATAGTGGATTAGAGCACGTGAATGTGGGGAGTGGAAAGGAAGTTAGCATAAAGGAACTTGCAGGATTGATCAAGGAAGTTGTGGGATATCAAGGGAAGATTGTTTGGGATTCAAGTAAACCAGACGGCACCCCGAGGAAGCTTATGGATAGCTCCAAGCTCGCAAGTTTGGGGTGGGAGCCGAAGATTTCCCTTAAAGGAGGACTTGAAGACACATACAGATGGTACTTGGAGAATGTTGTTGCGCAGCAGTAG
- the LOC140818301 gene encoding myb family transcription factor PHL5-like, whose product MKGMQQNYGFSSDFSTDFQYYFPQNSGAWHQSAPMELDTRLIAAENGSQQRNFRHENSSNTIFSRIGSQASGFYATEFLMGLPQFGFQENNSIPCSQQFKDSYRKLPNFQSHNGLLSVPRTLTSNGLYTRPDGLFENQFSDLSEKEQILYLKNRLLGDLDDSCRGTPSAPLDANQDFCEPQNLYASHSTHVNEFGLSTSSASSGAVSSSKKRIRWSPDLHDRFVNCVNQLGGPEKATPKAILNLMDTEGLTIFHIKSHLQKYRNAKYIQESIEEKSGKKTSTSDESLVDLKTGMQLKEALQQQLDFQRHLYEQLETQRNLQIRIEEQTKQLKKLFEQQQKTAN is encoded by the exons ATGAAGGGAATGCAGCAGAACTATGGTTTTTCTAGCGATTTTTCGACAGATTTTCAATATTATTTTCCACAAAACTCTGGTGCTTGGCATCAATCTGCACCAATGGAACTCGATACTCGGTTGATAGCAGCAGAAAACGGCTCACAGCAAAGGAATTTCAGGCATGAAAATTCATCTAATACCATCTTCAGCAGGATTGGATCACAGGCTTCTGGTTTTTATGCAACCGAATTTCTCATGGGATTACCTCAATTTGGTTTCCAAGAAAATAACTCCATTCCTTGCTCCCAACAATTCAAGGATTCTTATAGAAAATTACCCAATTTTCAATCCCATAACGGCCTATTATCAGTTCCAAGAACTCTAACTTCAAACGGATTATATACCAGGCCTGACGGATTGTTCGAAAATCAATTCAGCGACCTTTCAGAGAAAGAACAGATTCTATACCTAAAAAACAGGCTACTAGGCGATCTTGATGATTCGTGTAGGGGTACCCCTTCTGCTCCATTGGATGCAAATCAGGATTTTTGT GAACCGCAAAATTTATATGCATCTCATTCCACACATGTAAACGAGTTCGGATTGAGTACTAGCTCTGCATCTTCTGGAGCAGTTTCATCTAGCAAGAAACGAATTAGGTGGTCTCCAGATCTTCACGATCGATTCGTTAACTGTGTGAATCAGCTTGGTGGCCCTGAAA AGGCGACACCGAAGGCCATACTAAATCTGATGGACACTGAAGGACTTACAATCTTTCATATCAAAAGCCATTTGCAG AAATATCGAAATGCCAAGTACATACAAGAATCTATTGAAG AAAAATCTGGGAAGAAAACAAGTACAAGTGATGAATCACTGGTCGACCTCAAAAC TGGAATGCAACTCAAGGAGGCATTGCAGCAACAATTAGACTTCCAAAGGCATCTTTATGAGCAACTAGAG ACTCAACGAAACTTACAGATAAGAATCGAAGAACAAACCAAGCAGCTCAAAAAGTTGTTTGAGCAGCAACAAAAAACGGCTAATTAA
- the LOC140818756 gene encoding uncharacterized protein, which translates to MGRGRGKGKKQSVIAARDDTRNSGEENLPLKRRVGRPHKPLKDDIENENENECQMVKEEDGGHEDMKSWVSSESSKNQSCMDDGRKRKRASLKDNADLVKEENDIVTKANATVLVKPSVGYRQIGRRRKSTPRRAAEVGVECK; encoded by the coding sequence ATGGGTAGAGGTAGAGGAAAAGGGAAGAAACAGTCGGTGATCGCTGCTCGTGATGATACTCGGAACAGTGGGGAAGAGAACTTACCTTTGAAGAGAAGAGTAGGAAGGCCACATAAGCCATTGAAGGATGATATTGAgaatgaaaatgaaaatgaatgTCAGATGGTAAAAGAAGAAGATGGAGGCCACGAGGACATGAAAAGTTGGGTATCTAGTGAAAGTAGCAAGAATCAATCTTGTATGGATGATGGAAGGAAGAGAAAGAGGGCTTCATTGAAGGATAATGCAGATTTAGTGAAAGAGGAAAATGATATCGTTACCAAGGCTAATGCCACCGTCTTGGTCAAGCCATCAGTTGGGTACAGACAAATTGGGAGGAGAAGGAAAAGTACACCAAGGCGGGCTGCTGAAGTTGGCGTTGAGTGCAAATGA